One genomic window of Halolamina sediminis includes the following:
- a CDS encoding RNA methyltransferase has product MSEGERSDDAETGSGAAGSEGGPDISVCIVDAQTPGNVGTIARAMKNFGVEDLLLIDPPEIEPDGEAYGFAGHARQDVLPGAEELTFDELCANYHTVGFTAITGEDSRKHVRFPYSTPVDLVDELRDVDAPVALVFGREDKGLANDELERLDQVASIPASEAYPVMNLGQSATVTLYELRKLTLDGTQLPDTEPHRAGPDEVERLHDYWDEFLTAMGHREHKHEKTERMFRRLLGRVKPTDREVTTLLGVLRRATDQLEERKELLDELDEEDELRR; this is encoded by the coding sequence ATGAGCGAGGGAGAGCGGTCCGACGACGCCGAGACGGGGAGCGGGGCGGCCGGCAGCGAGGGCGGGCCCGACATCTCGGTCTGTATCGTCGACGCCCAGACCCCCGGGAACGTCGGCACCATCGCCCGGGCGATGAAGAACTTCGGTGTCGAGGACCTGCTGTTGATCGATCCGCCCGAGATCGAGCCCGACGGCGAGGCGTACGGATTTGCGGGCCACGCCCGGCAGGACGTGCTCCCCGGCGCCGAGGAGCTCACGTTCGACGAGCTGTGTGCGAACTACCACACGGTCGGCTTCACCGCGATCACGGGCGAGGACAGCCGCAAGCACGTCCGGTTTCCCTACAGCACGCCCGTCGATCTCGTCGACGAACTCCGCGACGTCGACGCCCCCGTCGCGCTCGTGTTCGGCCGCGAAGACAAGGGGCTCGCGAACGACGAGCTCGAACGGCTGGATCAGGTCGCCTCGATCCCCGCGAGCGAGGCGTACCCCGTGATGAACCTCGGGCAGTCGGCGACCGTCACCCTGTACGAGCTCCGAAAGCTCACGCTTGACGGCACCCAACTGCCCGACACCGAGCCACACCGCGCGGGGCCCGACGAGGTCGAGCGGCTGCACGACTACTGGGACGAGTTCCTGACCGCGATGGGCCACCGCGAGCACAAACACGAGAAGACCGAGCGGATGTTCCGCCGGCTGCTGGGCCGGGTAAAGCCGACCGACCGCGAGGTCACCACGCTGCTTGGCGTGCTCCGGCGCGCGACCGACCAGCTCGAGGAACGGAAGGAGCTGCTCGACGAACTCGACGAGGAAGACGAACTGCGGCGCTGA
- a CDS encoding DMT family transporter: MHPYVALAGAILSELVGTTALKLSEGFTEPVPSLGVVVGYGLAFYLVSLALEELPIGVVYGTWAALGVVGVAAIGAIVFEEPVDLAGVVGLLLIVAGVYCVNVVSEMAAH; encoded by the coding sequence ATGCACCCGTACGTCGCGCTCGCCGGTGCGATCCTCTCCGAACTGGTCGGGACAACGGCGCTCAAACTCTCCGAGGGGTTCACCGAGCCCGTGCCGAGTCTGGGCGTCGTCGTCGGCTACGGCCTCGCGTTCTACCTCGTGTCGCTGGCGCTCGAAGAGCTCCCGATCGGGGTCGTGTACGGGACGTGGGCCGCCCTCGGCGTTGTCGGCGTCGCGGCGATCGGCGCTATCGTGTTCGAGGAGCCGGTCGATCTCGCCGGCGTCGTCGGCCTCCTCCTCATCGTCGCCGGCGTCTACTGCGTGAACGTCGTCTCCGAGATGGCGGCCCACTAG
- a CDS encoding Lrp/AsnC family transcriptional regulator: MDERDVRLLKAISDLGTSSPERLHEETGIPVSTIHYRLNNLREDGVIENDLYDLNLDELGLGVTVVVEVLADYSGSHEQLSERLLGVEGVTEAYFTMGETDFVVVARLPDSDDVERLIRAFEDIEEVDRTDSTFVIKSLRDGQRPLESYSLDTLVEMLADE, from the coding sequence ATGGACGAGCGCGACGTGCGCCTGCTGAAGGCGATCTCGGATCTCGGTACCAGTAGCCCGGAACGACTCCACGAGGAGACGGGGATCCCCGTCTCGACGATCCACTACCGGCTGAACAATCTCCGGGAGGACGGCGTGATCGAGAACGACCTCTACGACCTGAACCTCGACGAGCTGGGGTTGGGGGTCACGGTCGTCGTCGAGGTGCTGGCGGACTACAGCGGCTCCCACGAACAGCTGAGCGAACGACTGCTCGGGGTCGAGGGCGTGACGGAGGCGTACTTCACGATGGGCGAGACCGACTTCGTCGTCGTCGCGCGGCTGCCCGACAGCGACGACGTGGAGCGACTAATCCGGGCGTTCGAGGACATCGAGGAGGTCGACCGCACCGATTCGACGTTCGTGATCAAGTCGCTCCGGGACGGGCAGCGACCGTTGGAGAGCTACTCGCTCGATACCCTGGTGGAGATGCTCGCCGACGAATAG
- a CDS encoding CPBP family intramembrane glutamic endopeptidase: MTGIDRLGLSASDGRPRAAVGALGVCLGGLAAGVVGLILFPLDAVLAGLGLAGTVAGDQFGGHKIQLGFAAFAVLYLWTRDDLGRYVRVRWPTLPDVAWVVAVIVAVPLLSTLAGAALAAVGMGPTGSHGEAFALYEHPAAVPALFVGLYLFAAPAEELVYRGLIHGRLREAFSTRERVLLAGALFGLMHLLVGFLTPGTGIVGAVRWGVRACVPGVVWGFAYERTDNLAVTVAAHAISWTIPVGALLGL, encoded by the coding sequence ATGACCGGTATCGATCGTCTCGGCCTGTCGGCCAGTGACGGTCGACCGCGGGCCGCGGTCGGAGCGCTGGGGGTCTGTCTCGGCGGGCTCGCGGCGGGGGTGGTCGGGCTCATCCTCTTCCCGCTCGACGCCGTGCTCGCCGGCCTCGGCCTCGCCGGCACCGTCGCGGGCGACCAGTTCGGCGGTCACAAGATCCAGTTGGGGTTCGCCGCGTTCGCAGTGCTGTACCTGTGGACGCGCGACGACCTCGGTCGGTACGTTCGGGTGCGCTGGCCGACGCTGCCGGACGTCGCGTGGGTGGTCGCCGTGATCGTCGCCGTGCCGCTGCTCTCGACGCTCGCGGGGGCGGCGCTCGCGGCGGTCGGGATGGGCCCGACGGGGAGCCACGGCGAGGCGTTCGCGCTGTACGAACACCCCGCCGCCGTGCCGGCGCTGTTCGTCGGACTGTACCTGTTCGCCGCGCCCGCGGAGGAGCTGGTGTACCGCGGCCTGATCCACGGCCGGCTTCGCGAAGCGTTCTCGACGCGGGAGCGCGTGCTCCTCGCCGGTGCCCTGTTCGGGCTGATGCACCTGCTCGTCGGCTTCCTCACCCCCGGAACGGGGATCGTCGGGGCGGTTCGGTGGGGCGTGAGGGCGTGTGTCCCGGGCGTCGTGTGGGGATTCGCGTACGAACGAACCGACAACCTCGCGGTCACCGTCGCCGCACACGCGATCTCGTGGACGATCCCGGTCGGGGCGCTGCTCGGGCTGTGA
- a CDS encoding class II fumarate hydratase, with product MSEEDYRTEADSLGEVQVPADAYWGAQTQRAIQNFPISDSAFGRRFVRALGVVKKAAAQANHDLGHLDEETADAIVAAADEVIAGEYDDQFPVDVFQTGSGTSSNMNANEVIANRAAEILGAEVGDRVVHPNDDVNFGQSSNDVIPTAMHVAALEAVEKDLTPALETLADELGAKEKEFDGVVKTGRTHLQDATPVRLGQEFGGYRTQVEKGIDRLESARLRLAELALGGTAVGTGLNTDPEFPELAAEYISEETGLGFREADDHFEAQAAHDAMSEAHGALRVVAGSLNKIANDLRLLASGPRNGLGEIEQPENQPGSSIMPGKINPVVAEAVNQVHKQVVGNDAAVSAGAAEGQIDLNLYKPVIAHNFLESAELLSNSASTFAEKFVAKLEANEEHCEAQVERSMALATALNPAIGYDKASKVAKQALAEGKSVKEVAVSEGYLTEAEAEEVLDPEKMTHRGILGDED from the coding sequence ATGAGCGAAGAGGACTACCGAACCGAAGCGGACAGCCTCGGCGAAGTGCAGGTGCCGGCGGACGCCTACTGGGGCGCCCAGACCCAGCGCGCGATCCAGAACTTCCCCATCTCCGACAGCGCGTTCGGCCGGCGGTTCGTCCGCGCACTCGGCGTCGTGAAGAAGGCGGCCGCGCAGGCCAACCACGATCTGGGCCACCTCGACGAGGAGACCGCCGACGCGATCGTCGCCGCCGCCGACGAAGTGATCGCCGGCGAGTACGACGACCAGTTCCCGGTCGACGTGTTCCAGACCGGCTCCGGTACCTCCTCGAACATGAACGCCAACGAAGTGATCGCCAACCGCGCCGCGGAGATCCTCGGCGCCGAGGTCGGCGATCGCGTCGTCCACCCCAACGACGACGTGAACTTCGGGCAGTCATCCAACGACGTGATCCCGACGGCGATGCACGTCGCCGCGCTGGAAGCCGTCGAGAAGGACCTCACGCCCGCGCTGGAGACCCTCGCCGACGAACTCGGAGCGAAGGAAAAGGAGTTCGACGGCGTGGTCAAGACCGGCCGCACCCACCTGCAGGACGCCACGCCCGTCCGGCTGGGACAGGAGTTCGGCGGCTACCGCACGCAGGTCGAGAAGGGGATCGACCGGCTGGAGAGCGCCCGCCTGCGGCTCGCGGAACTGGCGCTGGGCGGCACCGCCGTCGGCACCGGGCTCAACACCGACCCCGAGTTCCCCGAACTCGCCGCGGAGTACATCAGCGAGGAGACCGGCCTCGGCTTCCGCGAGGCCGACGACCACTTCGAGGCACAGGCGGCCCACGACGCCATGAGCGAGGCCCACGGCGCGCTGCGGGTGGTCGCGGGCAGCCTGAACAAGATCGCCAACGACCTCCGGCTGCTCGCCTCCGGCCCGCGGAACGGGCTGGGCGAGATCGAACAGCCCGAGAATCAGCCCGGGAGCTCGATCATGCCCGGCAAGATCAACCCCGTCGTCGCCGAGGCGGTGAATCAGGTCCACAAGCAGGTCGTGGGCAACGACGCCGCAGTGTCGGCGGGCGCCGCGGAGGGCCAGATCGACCTGAACCTCTACAAGCCCGTCATCGCGCACAACTTCCTCGAGTCCGCCGAACTGCTCTCGAACAGCGCGTCGACGTTCGCCGAGAAGTTCGTCGCGAAGCTGGAAGCGAACGAGGAGCACTGCGAAGCCCAGGTCGAGCGCTCGATGGCGCTCGCGACGGCGCTCAACCCCGCGATCGGCTACGACAAGGCGTCGAAGGTCGCGAAGCAGGCCCTCGCTGAGGGGAAGTCGGTGAAGGAAGTGGCCGTGTCCGAGGGCTACCTGACCGAAGCGGAGGCTGAAGAGGTGCTCGATCCCGAGAAGATGACCCACCGCGGGATCCTCGGCGACGAGGACTGA
- a CDS encoding DMT family transporter, with protein MFVSLASIWGGSFVAIEMGLGSVPPLWFAGLRYLLAGAVISGVAAATGRFRPKDRSEWLSIALVGSFVVAGYHGLLYLGTAVISGSISSVIVSLSPVLTTVAAGAMLADESPGVVDGLGLLVGLAGVVVIANPGGSSVPLSGVALVFVGVALFATGSVGLRALDSGLPAASLQGWAMLLGSTMLVGGAVLRGESFPTGVASGESALPFLYLVFGAAVVGYLIYFDLLSRIGPVRVNYVAYLEPVTAAMAAWAVLGRAPTATTAAGFLLVAAGFALATTDDPLDRLGLRSEEIVQSDLSDNGSVEVHYAD; from the coding sequence TTGTTCGTTTCCCTCGCGTCGATCTGGGGCGGCTCGTTCGTCGCCATCGAGATGGGGCTCGGTTCGGTGCCGCCGCTGTGGTTCGCGGGGCTGCGGTATCTCCTCGCCGGCGCGGTGATCTCTGGCGTCGCCGCCGCCACCGGCCGGTTCCGACCGAAGGATCGGTCGGAGTGGCTCTCGATCGCGCTCGTCGGCAGCTTCGTCGTCGCCGGCTACCACGGCCTACTCTACCTCGGGACGGCGGTGATCTCCGGGTCGATCTCCTCGGTGATCGTCAGCCTCTCGCCGGTGCTCACGACCGTCGCCGCCGGCGCGATGCTGGCCGACGAGTCGCCCGGCGTCGTCGACGGCCTCGGCCTCCTGGTCGGCCTCGCCGGTGTCGTCGTGATCGCGAACCCCGGCGGGAGCTCGGTGCCGCTCTCTGGGGTCGCGCTGGTGTTCGTCGGCGTCGCGCTGTTCGCGACGGGCTCGGTCGGGCTGCGCGCGCTGGATTCGGGGCTCCCGGCAGCGTCGCTGCAGGGCTGGGCGATGCTGCTCGGCTCGACGATGCTTGTCGGCGGCGCCGTCCTCCGCGGCGAGTCGTTCCCGACCGGCGTCGCCAGCGGCGAGTCGGCGCTGCCGTTCCTCTACCTGGTGTTCGGCGCCGCCGTCGTCGGCTACCTGATCTACTTCGACCTGCTCTCTCGGATCGGGCCGGTCCGGGTGAACTACGTCGCCTACCTCGAACCCGTGACCGCGGCGATGGCCGCGTGGGCGGTGCTCGGGCGCGCGCCGACGGCGACGACCGCGGCGGGGTTCCTGCTCGTCGCGGCCGGTTTCGCGCTCGCGACCACCGACGATCCGCTCGACCGACTCGGGCTTCGCTCCGAGGAGATCGTCCAAAGTGACCTCTCGGACAACGGCAGCGTCGAAGTCCACTACGCGGACTGA
- the gatE gene encoding Glu-tRNA(Gln) amidotransferase subunit GatE — MSDDARDYEELGLVAGLEIHQQLDTETKLFCDSPTELREPEEATHTITRELHPTRSELGELDEAAMEESRVDRTFEYLAYDTTCLVEEDDEPPARIDEEALSVAMSIADLLDADVVDQGHVMRKLVIDGSNTSGFQRSMLLAQHGEIETSEGSVGITDVMLEEESAQRVEETDEGVRYSLDRLGIPLVEIGTAPDISSPEQAYEAAEHIGMLLRSTGSVKRGLGTIRQDVNVSIADGARVEIKGVQALGDIREIVANEVDRQVELLAIRDELESRGAAVGEVSDVAGAFADTDSGVIRGALDSGGEVLAVPLYGFDGLVGREIQPDRRLGTEFSDHAKRAGAGGIFHTDELPAYGVTEDEVDELKTAVDAGEDDAVALVAADSEVAGQAIEAAADRARTAIEGVPEETRGANDDGTTRYLRPLPGAARMYPETDVPPVEPDPSEIETPELLTERVERYAEELGLDEGLAEQVAFGRRMVLFEEAVEAGVDPTFAASTLESTLTELSRDGVEVENIRDDALLGTLLLVDEGELPKEGVNPVLTALAAEPDLTPEEAMEEEGVGGVSEAEVREAVQEVVERNAGQVEEEGMEAFSGLMGECMGALRGQAGGDLVSELLREEIQKRA; from the coding sequence ATGAGCGACGACGCCCGCGACTACGAGGAACTCGGCCTCGTGGCCGGCCTCGAGATCCACCAACAGCTCGACACCGAGACCAAGCTGTTCTGTGACTCGCCGACCGAACTCCGCGAGCCCGAGGAGGCGACCCACACGATCACCCGCGAGCTCCACCCGACCCGGAGCGAGCTCGGCGAGCTCGACGAGGCGGCGATGGAGGAGAGCCGCGTCGACCGCACGTTCGAGTACCTCGCCTACGACACCACCTGTCTGGTCGAGGAGGACGACGAGCCGCCCGCCCGCATCGACGAGGAGGCGCTCTCGGTCGCGATGAGCATCGCGGACCTGCTCGACGCCGACGTGGTCGATCAGGGCCACGTGATGCGCAAGCTGGTGATCGACGGCTCGAACACCTCCGGCTTCCAGCGCTCGATGCTGCTGGCCCAGCACGGCGAGATCGAGACCAGCGAGGGCAGTGTGGGGATCACCGACGTGATGCTGGAGGAGGAGTCCGCCCAGCGCGTCGAGGAGACCGACGAGGGCGTACGCTACTCGCTGGACCGCCTCGGCATCCCCCTCGTGGAGATCGGCACCGCGCCGGACATCAGTTCGCCCGAGCAGGCGTACGAGGCCGCCGAGCACATCGGGATGCTCCTGCGCTCGACGGGCTCGGTCAAGCGCGGGCTCGGGACGATCCGGCAGGACGTGAACGTCTCCATCGCCGACGGCGCCCGCGTCGAGATCAAGGGCGTGCAGGCGCTGGGCGACATCCGCGAGATCGTCGCCAACGAGGTGGACCGACAGGTCGAACTGCTCGCGATCCGCGACGAACTGGAGTCCCGCGGTGCCGCGGTGGGCGAGGTCAGCGACGTGGCCGGGGCCTTCGCCGACACCGACTCGGGCGTGATCCGCGGCGCACTGGATTCGGGCGGCGAGGTGCTCGCAGTCCCCCTCTATGGCTTCGACGGCCTCGTCGGTCGAGAGATCCAGCCCGACCGCCGCCTCGGCACCGAGTTCTCCGACCACGCCAAGCGCGCCGGGGCGGGCGGGATCTTCCACACCGACGAACTGCCGGCCTACGGCGTGACCGAGGACGAGGTCGACGAACTGAAGACTGCTGTCGATGCGGGCGAGGACGACGCCGTGGCGCTGGTCGCCGCCGACAGCGAGGTGGCCGGGCAGGCGATCGAGGCCGCGGCCGACCGCGCCCGGACCGCGATCGAGGGCGTGCCCGAGGAGACCCGCGGCGCGAACGACGACGGGACGACGCGCTACCTCCGGCCGCTCCCCGGCGCGGCGCGGATGTACCCCGAGACCGACGTGCCGCCCGTCGAGCCCGACCCCAGCGAGATCGAGACGCCCGAACTCTTGACCGAGCGCGTCGAGCGCTACGCCGAGGAACTCGGGCTGGACGAGGGGCTCGCCGAGCAGGTCGCGTTCGGCCGCCGGATGGTGCTGTTCGAGGAGGCCGTCGAGGCGGGCGTCGACCCCACCTTCGCCGCCTCCACGCTGGAGTCGACGCTGACGGAACTCAGCCGCGACGGCGTCGAGGTGGAGAACATCCGCGACGACGCGCTGCTCGGGACGCTGCTGCTCGTCGACGAGGGCGAACTCCCGAAGGAAGGTGTCAACCCCGTGTTGACCGCGCTGGCCGCCGAGCCCGACCTCACCCCCGAAGAAGCGATGGAGGAGGAGGGCGTCGGCGGCGTCAGCGAGGCGGAAGTGCGCGAGGCGGTGCAGGAGGTCGTCGAGCGCAACGCCGGACAGGTCGAAGAAGAGGGGATGGAGGCGTTCTCCGGGCTCATGGGCGAGTGTATGGGCGCGCTGCGCGGGCAGGCCGGCGGCGACCTCGTGAGCGAGCTGCTGCGTGAGGAGATCCAGAAGCGCGCCTGA
- a CDS encoding acyl-CoA thioesterase: MPDLLDTYIENRERVQPTDANNYGTAHGGFVTKWMDEVGALSAMRFAGESCVTASIDQMSFERPIPVGDTAVIRAYVYDAGRTSVHVKLEADREAPRTGEREQTTESYFVFVAVDDEGTPQPVPELTTGSERGERLRKRALDGRND; the protein is encoded by the coding sequence GTGCCCGACCTGCTCGACACGTACATCGAGAACCGCGAGCGCGTCCAGCCGACCGACGCCAACAACTACGGGACGGCCCACGGGGGGTTCGTCACCAAGTGGATGGACGAGGTGGGCGCGCTCTCGGCGATGCGCTTCGCGGGCGAGAGCTGCGTCACCGCCTCGATCGACCAGATGTCCTTCGAACGCCCGATTCCCGTCGGCGACACCGCCGTGATCCGGGCGTACGTCTACGATGCGGGGCGAACGAGCGTCCACGTCAAGCTCGAAGCCGACCGGGAGGCGCCCCGAACCGGCGAGCGCGAGCAGACCACCGAGTCCTACTTCGTGTTCGTCGCCGTCGACGACGAGGGGACGCCTCAGCCCGTGCCGGAGCTCACGACCGGGAGCGAACGCGGTGAGCGGCTCCGAAAACGGGCACTGGACGGCCGCAACGACTGA
- a CDS encoding MaoC family dehydratase, whose protein sequence is MTTYFDDLTVGDTDEFGTYDVTEEEILEFAGQYDPQPFHTDPAAAAETIYGGLIASGWHTCAMTMRLLVDGHFDDSAAMGAKGVEELRFPRPVRPGDSLSVRTEVLEKTVDGQDRGTVRVHSETVTENDELVLSMTSEVMYARR, encoded by the coding sequence GTGACCACCTACTTCGACGACCTGACCGTCGGCGACACCGACGAGTTCGGCACGTACGACGTGACCGAAGAGGAGATTCTGGAGTTCGCCGGACAGTACGACCCGCAGCCGTTCCACACAGATCCGGCCGCTGCGGCCGAGACGATCTACGGCGGCCTCATCGCCTCGGGCTGGCACACCTGCGCGATGACGATGCGGCTGCTCGTCGACGGCCACTTCGACGACAGCGCGGCGATGGGCGCGAAAGGCGTCGAGGAACTGCGTTTCCCGCGGCCGGTCCGGCCGGGGGACTCGCTCTCGGTCCGGACAGAAGTGCTGGAGAAGACGGTCGATGGCCAGGACCGCGGAACCGTCCGGGTTCACTCGGAGACGGTAACGGAAAACGACGAGTTGGTGCTCTCGATGACCAGCGAGGTGATGTACGCCCGACGGTGA
- a CDS encoding hybrid sensor histidine kinase/response regulator, with amino-acid sequence MHPSTEAQRYSGREEPAQRAITVLHVDDDPDFSELVSIYLERESRALEVLTETNVDDALERLDDAAVDCIVSDYEMPGRDGLEFLETVRERELDVPFILFTGKGSEEIASDAISAGVTDYLQKERGTDQYTVLAHRVENAVEQHYATREVERGFSAIETAREGIAFLDEEGTFQYVNAAYAEVYGYDRAEMVGEHWEILYPEDHVEQIHEDILPSVPENDRWSGESVQQRKNGERLVVDHALTYTDDGTLLCLVQDITEEKEVERSLERERRRFEQFIDAVEVYAIFSLDTEGFVTSWNRGAERLSGYESEEILGRHFSVFYPEAKAEIGYPDELLETALAEGSVQDEGWRVRKDGSRFWAKALITAVFDDDGTHQGFLKVIRDTTERHERARSPDVPKDLLDYALDVLDDVFYLFDPEGNIVRVGEQATVTGYSREELLSMSPLELFSPEVRPRVESDIERALETGSATTEAPILTKDGDTVPFEFRKRRIVDDDGNVYVAGIGRDIRDRQRRERRLRRQLAQFDEFASVLSHDLRTPLNVVRGRLELARDSGETDHLEQAEAALDRLDELIGNLAGVMREGELVTDVTAVDLGAASRSAWDALETAGATLAVETDRTIHADEGALTRLLENLLKNAIEHGEGTVTVTVGDLPKGFYVADNGPGIPEAERDDVFEIGTTVKEGEHGVGLASVKQLAVAHGWEISVTESDAGGARFEISDVESV; translated from the coding sequence ATGCATCCGTCGACAGAGGCGCAGCGCTACAGCGGCCGGGAGGAGCCAGCGCAGCGCGCGATCACGGTGCTCCACGTCGACGACGATCCCGATTTCTCCGAACTGGTGTCGATCTACCTGGAACGGGAGAGCCGGGCACTCGAGGTCCTCACGGAGACGAACGTCGACGACGCGCTCGAACGGCTCGACGACGCCGCCGTCGACTGTATCGTCAGTGACTACGAGATGCCGGGTCGCGACGGGCTCGAGTTCCTCGAGACGGTCCGGGAGCGAGAGCTCGACGTGCCGTTCATCCTGTTCACCGGGAAGGGGAGCGAGGAGATCGCCAGCGACGCCATCTCCGCCGGCGTCACCGACTACCTCCAGAAGGAGCGCGGCACCGACCAGTACACCGTGCTCGCCCACCGCGTCGAGAACGCCGTCGAGCAGCACTACGCGACCCGAGAGGTCGAGCGGGGGTTCTCGGCGATCGAGACCGCCCGCGAGGGGATCGCGTTCCTCGACGAGGAGGGGACGTTCCAGTACGTCAACGCCGCCTACGCGGAGGTGTACGGCTACGACCGCGCGGAGATGGTCGGCGAGCACTGGGAGATCCTCTACCCCGAGGACCACGTCGAGCAGATCCACGAGGATATCCTGCCGTCGGTGCCGGAGAACGACCGCTGGAGCGGCGAGAGCGTCCAGCAGCGAAAGAACGGCGAGCGACTGGTCGTCGACCACGCGCTCACCTACACCGACGACGGAACCCTGCTCTGTCTGGTACAGGACATCACCGAGGAGAAGGAGGTCGAGCGGTCGCTCGAACGGGAGCGCCGACGCTTCGAACAGTTCATCGACGCCGTCGAGGTGTACGCCATCTTCTCGCTCGACACCGAGGGGTTCGTCACGAGCTGGAACCGCGGCGCCGAGCGGCTCAGTGGGTACGAGAGCGAGGAGATTCTCGGCCGCCACTTCTCGGTGTTCTACCCCGAGGCGAAAGCCGAGATCGGCTACCCAGACGAGCTCTTGGAGACGGCGCTGGCCGAGGGGTCGGTACAGGACGAGGGGTGGCGGGTCCGGAAGGACGGGTCGCGGTTCTGGGCGAAAGCGCTCATCACCGCCGTGTTCGACGACGACGGGACCCACCAGGGGTTCCTCAAGGTGATCCGGGACACGACCGAGCGCCACGAGCGCGCCCGTTCGCCCGACGTGCCGAAGGACCTGCTCGACTACGCGCTCGACGTGCTCGACGACGTGTTCTACCTGTTCGACCCCGAGGGCAACATCGTGCGGGTCGGCGAGCAGGCGACCGTGACCGGGTACAGCCGCGAGGAGTTGCTCTCGATGTCGCCGCTGGAACTGTTTTCGCCGGAGGTACGCCCGCGCGTGGAGTCGGATATCGAACGCGCCCTCGAGACCGGGTCGGCGACGACGGAGGCGCCGATCCTGACCAAAGACGGCGACACTGTCCCCTTCGAGTTCCGGAAACGGCGGATCGTCGACGACGACGGGAACGTCTACGTCGCCGGGATCGGGCGGGACATCCGGGACCGCCAGCGGCGCGAGCGCCGGCTGAGACGACAGCTAGCGCAGTTCGACGAGTTCGCCAGCGTGCTCTCACACGACCTCCGGACGCCGCTGAACGTCGTCCGCGGGCGGCTCGAACTCGCCCGCGACAGCGGCGAGACCGACCATCTCGAACAGGCCGAGGCGGCGCTGGACCGCCTCGACGAGCTCATCGGCAACCTCGCGGGCGTGATGCGGGAGGGCGAACTCGTGACCGACGTGACCGCGGTCGACCTCGGGGCGGCGAGTCGCTCGGCGTGGGACGCCCTCGAGACTGCGGGGGCGACGCTCGCCGTCGAGACCGACCGGACGATCCACGCCGACGAGGGCGCGCTGACACGCCTGCTCGAGAACCTCCTCAAGAACGCCATCGAACACGGCGAGGGAACGGTGACTGTCACCGTCGGCGACCTCCCGAAGGGGTTCTACGTCGCCGACAACGGGCCCGGCATCCCCGAGGCGGAGCGCGACGACGTGTTCGAGATCGGTACCACGGTGAAGGAGGGCGAACACGGGGTCGGGCTGGCGAGCGTCAAGCAGCTAGCCGTCGCGCACGGCTGGGAGATCTCGGTAACGGAGAGCGACGCCGGCGGCGCGCGCTTCGAGATCAGTGACGTGGAGTCGGTCTGA
- a CDS encoding TrmB family transcriptional regulator has product MTELTELGLSSYEEQAYRTLLVTGATTAADLSDASGVPRGRIYDVLAALETRRLVRSQSTEPARYAAVDPETAVSTLLAERAVELREEWARYREVAASVRSNLLPSRPAEGHVWLGSLGSEEMQTALREHMGTATSSVKAVVGPPYEQASWETLEREVDAFFAGAESDVRLSLLLSERALDAVPASTFERFGADDAVRVLPELNLSFDVLDDATATVDVPHPLADGDRLGVVAVRDGAVVDTFARHFEELWKRAVPLSEER; this is encoded by the coding sequence ATGACGGAACTCACCGAACTCGGCCTCTCCAGCTACGAGGAGCAGGCGTACCGGACGCTGCTCGTCACCGGCGCGACGACCGCAGCCGACCTCTCGGACGCCAGCGGCGTCCCCAGAGGTCGGATCTACGACGTGCTGGCCGCCCTCGAAACACGCCGGCTCGTCCGGTCCCAATCGACGGAGCCAGCGCGGTACGCCGCGGTCGATCCGGAGACGGCCGTGTCGACGCTTCTGGCCGAGCGGGCAGTCGAACTCCGGGAGGAGTGGGCGCGGTACCGCGAGGTCGCCGCGAGCGTCCGGTCGAACCTCCTCCCGAGTCGGCCGGCCGAGGGGCACGTCTGGCTCGGCTCGCTCGGGAGCGAGGAGATGCAGACGGCGCTTCGGGAGCACATGGGGACGGCCACGTCGTCGGTGAAGGCGGTCGTCGGGCCGCCGTACGAGCAAGCGTCGTGGGAGACGCTCGAACGGGAGGTGGACGCGTTCTTCGCCGGCGCCGAGTCGGACGTTCGACTCTCGCTCCTCCTCAGCGAACGGGCGCTCGACGCAGTTCCGGCTTCCACGTTCGAGCGCTTCGGCGCGGACGACGCCGTCCGCGTGCTGCCGGAGCTCAACCTCTCCTTCGACGTGCTCGACGACGCGACCGCGACAGTCGACGTGCCGCATCCGCTGGCGGACGGTGACCGACTCGGCGTCGTCGCTGTCCGGGACGGTGCTGTCGTCGATACGTTCGCGCGCCACTTCGAAGAGCTCTGGAAGAGGGCAGTCCCGCTCTCTGAGGAGCGGTAG